A genomic segment from Phragmites australis chromosome 6, lpPhrAust1.1, whole genome shotgun sequence encodes:
- the LOC133920826 gene encoding bZIP transcription factor 27-like → MDEESEPHSHPRVIVHRILRSSVFIAHNQTPSKQASRARPSRMSRSPQLSLSGCSSLFSLSSTSTSRDNDSAAAAPVPVPLSLHPLLPPRPPGPLLSLSIGGGGDEEEEYLQLGGLDLQLMGGGGGGGGGGDDDDERKTVRMMKNRESALRSRARKRAYVQELEKEVRRLVNENLKLKRQCKQLKVEMAALIQPSSSKSSSQLIRRTSSSTRL, encoded by the exons ATGGACGAAGAGTCGGAGCCGCATTCGCATCCCCGCGTCATCGTCCACCGTATACTCCGGTCCTCCGTCTTCATTGCACACAACCAAAcaccaagcaagcaagcaagcagagCGAGGCCATCGAGGATGTCGAGGAGCCCGCAGCTGAGCCTGAGCGGCTGCAGCTcgctcttctccctctccagcaccagcaccagccgCGACAACGACAGCGCTGCCGCCGCGCCAGTGCCCGTGCCGCTGTCCCTTCATCCGCTTCTGCCCCCTCGCCCTCCCGGCCCTCTTCTGTCGCTcagcatcggcggcggcggagacgaggaggaggagtacCTGCAGCTGGGCGGCCTGGATCTGCAGCTGAtggggggcggcggcggcggcggcggcggcggcgacgacgacgacgagcgcAAGACCGTCCGGATGATGAAGAACAGGGAGTCTGCGCTCCGCTCCAGGGCAAGGAAGAGG GCGTATGTGCAGGAGCTGGAGAAGGAGGTTCGTCGCCTGGTGAATGAGAACCTCAAGCTCAAGAGGCAGTGCAAacaa CTGAAAGTGGAGATGGCTGCACTGATCCAGCCGAGCAGCAGCAAGAGCAGCTCCCAGCTCATCAGAAGAACCTCCTCGTCCACTCGGCTCTAG